A genomic window from Lotus japonicus ecotype B-129 chromosome 1, LjGifu_v1.2 includes:
- the LOC130718685 gene encoding protein SABRE-like isoform X2, producing MAASPVNFLFGFLLLSITLWLLFIFASGLLAWILSWILGASVGFRVGGWKCLRDVVVKFKKGTVESISVGEIKLSLRQSLVKLGVGFISRDPKLQVLICDLEVVMRPSNKSPGKKKIKKSRASGKGKWMIVGNIARYLSVGVTDLVLKTQNFTVEIKELNVDISKDGGSKSNVIVRLQILPILVHIGEPRLSCDQLSDLSGGGSISSGQASIAAIERSSAPFICENFSVSCEIGHDREVGIIIKNVDVSSGEVTLNLNEELLLKRKSSSESSSSSDSIIGLRADSISTKKPSKQQQTLASFSKYSSMFPEKVNFNLPKLDVSFVHREHGLSFENNIMGIQLKSTKSRSTEDVGESTRLDFQVEFSEIHLLREAGSSILEILKVDLISFVYIPVQPISPVRAETEIKLGGTQCNIIMSRIKPWLLLHFSKKKKMVLREEASVVVKPQSSDSKTIMWTCNVSAPEMTIVLFDMVGSPVYHGCSQSSHLFANNVSNMGTTVHVELGELNLHLADEYQESLKESVFGVESNSASIMHIAKASLDWGKKDMESFEEDGLRCRLGLLVDVTGMGVYLNFKRIASLISTAISFQALLKGLSASKKKLTPSRGHLSKPSGKGTQLLKFNLERCSVHVWGETGLENTIVPDPKRVNYGSQGGRVIINVSADGTPRNANIMSTISDELPKIKYSVSFEIVQFSVCVNKEKQSTQMELERARSVYQEYMEENRPVTKVTLFDMLNAKLVKRSGGLKEIAVCSLFSATDITLRWEPDVHLSLIELVLQLKLLIHKSKLQEHGNEHMGDVSHAQDANWKQETTIESGHLEKQKKKESIFAVDVEMLSISAGLGDGVDAMVQVQSIFSENARIGVLLEGLMLSFNGARVFKSSRMQISRIPSVSASTSDAKGHVITTWDLVIQGLDIHICMPYRLQLRAIDDVIEDMIRGLKLIIAAKTNLIFPVKKESSKVKKPSSVQFGCIKFCIRKLTADIEEEPMQGWLDEHYQLLKKEAGELAIRLNFLDELISKAKHSPKSADTIEIDVKDSSTIESTREEIYKRSFRSYYQACQNLVLSEGSGACGEDFQTGFKPSTSRRSLLSISAQDLDVSLKKIDGGDAGMIDVLKKLDPVCFEKDIPFSRLYGANILLSTGSLVVQLRNYTFPLFSGSSGKCEGRLVLAQQATSFQPQIYQDVYVGRWRKVRMLRSATGTTPPMKTYSDLPLHFQKGEVSFGVGYEPAFADVSYAFTVALRRANLSVRHPGPLILPPKKERSLPWWDDMRNYIHGKISLLFSESRWNILASTDPYEKVDKLQIVTSFMEIHQSDGRVFVSAEDFKILLSSLETLANRRGFRIPTGVSGAFLEAPVFTLEVTMDWDCESGNPMDHYLFALPVEGKPRDRVFDPFRSTSLSLRWNFSLRPFPPSSEKHPTSSITSDNIEESASVFEPPHVSQNVSSVSPTFNFGAHDLAWILRFWSLNYNPPHKLRSFSRWPRFGVPRVARSGNLSLDKVMTEFMLRLDSTPACIKNMPLHDDDPAKGLTFVMTKLKYELCYSRGKQKYTFESKRDILDLVYQGLDLHMLKAFLNKEASPSVAKVVNMVLKSSQSVSLDKIPSEKVYITDKNRDDGFLLSSDYFTIRRQSPKADPARLLAWQEAGRRNAELTYVRSEFENGSETDEHMRSDPSDDDGYNVVIADNCQRVFVYGLKLLWTIENRDAVWAWVGGLSKAFEPPKPSPSRQYAQRKLHEENKRHDGDDFRQDDVSKCPPTGKITNSPSFQDASTSGLLSSPPNSVKVDNLSSAKSENTNDSDGTRHFMVNVIEPQFNLHSEDANGRFLLAAVSGRVLARSFHSVLQVGYEMIEQALGTTDVHISEYQPEMTWKRMEFSVMLEHVQAHVAPTDVDPGAGLQWLPKILRSSPKVMRTGALLERVFMPCNMYFRYTRHKGGTPELKVKPLKELIFNSHNITATMTSRQFQVMLDVLTNLLFARLPKPRKSSLSFPAEDDEDVEEEADEVVPDGVEEVELAKINLEKQEREQKLLLDDIRELSLWCDPSTDLHPEKESDLWMINGGRSMLIQGLKRELLSAQKSRKAASVSLRTALQKAAQLRLTEKEKNKSPSYAMRISLQINKVVWSMLVDGKSFAEAEINDMIYDFDRDYKDVGVAQFTTKYFVVRNCLPNAKSDMLLSAWDPPSEWGKINTRGR from the exons ATGGCAGCTTCTCCTGTCAATTTCCTCTTCGGATTCTTGCTGCTTTCTATTACATTGTGGCTTCTCTTCAT ATTTGCTTCTGGGTTGCTGGCATGGATTTTGAGCTGGATTTTGGGAGCATCTGTTGGGTTCCGTGTTGGTGGATGGAAATGTTTAAGGGATGTGGTAGTGAAGTTTAAAAAG GGTACTGTGGAATCTATATCTGTTGGTGAAATTAAACTTAGCTTACGCCAGTCCCTGGTCAAACTTGGTGTGGGTTTCATTTCTCGTGATCCGAAGCTGCAAGTGTTAATATGCGACTTAGAAGTTGTAATGAGGCCTTCAAATAAAAGCCCGGGGAAGAAGAAAATCAAGAAATCCCGTGCTTCAGGCAAGGGAAAGTGGATGATTGTAGGCAATATTGCAAGATATTTGTCAGTTGGTGTGACTGATCTGGTTCTGAAG ACACAAAATTTTACTGTTGAGATCAAGGAATTGAATGTGGATATATCTAAAGATGGTGGATCCAAGTCAAATGTGATAGTTAGACTACAAATATTGCCTATCCTTGTTCACATTGGTGAGCCACGGCTTAGTTGTGATCAGTTATCTGATTTAAGTGGTGGAGGAAGCATTTCATCTGGCCAGGCATCTATTGCTGCTATAGAAAGGTCTTCTGCCCCTTTTATCTGTGAAAATTTCTCCGTGTCATGTGAAATTGGTCATGATAG GGAAGTGGGTATAATTATTAAGAATGTGGACGTTTCCAGTGGAGAGGTCACTCTGAATTTGAATGAGGAGTtgcttttgaaaagaaaaagttcATCAGAGTCTTCTTCTAGCTCTGACAGTATTATAGGGTTGCGAGCTGATTCTATAAGCACAAAAAAACCATCAAAGCAGCAGCAAACACTTGCATCCTTCTCCAAGTATAGTTCTATGTTTCCTGAAAAG GTCAACTTCAATCTACCAAAGCTGGATGTGAGTTTCGTGCACCGTGAACATGGTCTTTCTTTTGAAAACAACATCATGGGTATCCAGTTGAAAAGCACCAAATCACGATCCACTGAGGATGTTGGGGAGAGTACACGCCTTGATTTTCAAGTGGAGTTTAGTGAAATTCAT CTTCTTAGAGAAGCTGGTTCTTCCATCCTGGAGATATTGAAGGTGGACTTGATTTCTTTTGTGTATATCCCAGTACAG CCAATTTCACCTGTTAGAGCTGAAACTGAAATCAAGCTAGGAGGCACTCAATGCAACATCATAATGAGCAGGATAAAGCCTTGGTTACTCCTCCATTTttctaagaagaaaaaaatggtaCTTCGAGAAGAAGCTTCTGTTGTTGTAAAGCCACAATCATCTGATAGTAAGACTATCATGTGGACATGCAATGTCTCAGCTCCAGAAATGACAATAGTGCTTTTCGATATGGTTGGTTCTCCGGTGTATCAT GGTTGCTCACAATCATCACATTTGTTTGCAAACAACGTTTCAAATATGGGGACTACAGTACACGTTGAACTTGGAGAGTTAAATCTTCATTTGGCTGATGAATATCAGGAATCCTTGAAAGAAAGTGTTTTTGGTGTAGAATCAAATTCTGCCTCCATTATGCACATTGCTAAGGCAAGTTTGGATTGGGGGAAAAAGGACATGGAGTCATTTGAAGAAGATGGTCTTAGGTGTAGATTAGGTTTATTAGTTGATGTGACAGGCATGGGAGTTTATCTAAATTTTAAGCGTATAGCATCACTCATATCAACAGCTATATCATTTCAAGCTCTATTGAAAGGCCTATCTGCTTCGAAGAAAAAATTGACTCCGAGTCGTGGCCATTTATCAAAACCTTCGGGGAAGGGAACTCAGTTGTTGAAATTTAATCTTGAAAGGTGTTCAGTACATGTATGGGGTGAAACAGGCTTGGAAAATACAATTGTTCCAGATCCCAAGCGGGTTAATTATGGTTCACAGGGTGGTAGAGTTATAATAAATGTGTCTGCAGATGGCACCCCGCGTAACGCAAACATAATGTCTACTATTTCGGATGAACTCCCGAAGATCAAGTACTCTGTCTCTTTTGAAATCGTTCAATTTAGTGTGTGTGTGAACAAAGAGAAACAATCCACCCAGATGGAACTTGAAAGAGCCAGATCTGTCTATCAGGAATATATGGAGGAAAATAGGCCAGTAACAAAGGTGACATTGTTTGATATGCTAAATGCTAAACTTGTAAAGCGTTCAGGTGGCCTTAAAGAAATTGCTGTCTGCTCTCTTTTCAGTGCCACTGACATTACTCTAAGGTGGGAACCTGATGTGCATTTATCACTTATTGAACTTGTTCTCCAGCTGAAATTACTGATACACAAAAGCAAGCTTCAGGAGCACGGTAATGAACACATGGGAGACGTGTCTCATGCACAAGATGCTAATTGGAAACAGGAAACTACCATTGAATCTGGGCATCTGGAAAAGCAGAAAAAGAAAGAATCTATTTTTGCCGTTGATGTAGAAATGTTGAGTATTTCCGCTGGGCTAGGAGATGGGGTTGATGCTATGGTTCAAGTACAGTCAATTTTCTCCGAGAATGCTCGTATAGGAGTGCTCCTAGAAGGACTTATGCTTAGTTTTAATGGGGCCCGAGTTTTCAAGAGTAGTCGGATGCAAATTTCACGAATTCCTAGTGTCTCTGCTAGTACATCTGATGCGAAAGGACACGTAATTACAACATGGGATTTGGTAATCCAAGGTCTTGATATTCACATTTGCATGCCATACCGTTTGCAATTGCGTGCTATTGATGATGTCATTGAGGATATGATACGAGGTTTGAAGCTCATAATTGCTGCTAAGACAAATTTGATTTTTCCTGTgaaaaaagagagctctaaagtTAAGAAACCTAGTTCTGTACAATTTGGATGCATAAAATTTTGCATACGCAAGTTAACTGCTGATATTGAAGAGGAACCAATGCAGGGATGGCTTGATGAGCACTATCAATTGCTGAAGAAAGAGGCTGGTGAGTTAGCTATCCGGTTGAACTTTCTAGATGAATTAATATCGAAGGCCAAACACAGTCCAAAATCTGCTGACACCATTGAGATTGATGTAAAAGATTCTTCTACTATTGAGTCCACGAGAGAGGAAATTTATAAAAGATCATTCCGATCATATTACCAGGCATGCCAGAATCTAGTGTTATCTGAAGGGTCAGGTGCTTGTGGAGAAGATTTCCAAACTGGCTTCAAACCTAGTACTTCAAGGAGATCACTTCTTTCAATATCCGCACAAGATTTAGATGTTAGCTTGAAAAAAATTGATGGTGGGGATGCCGGGATGATTGATGTTCTGAAGAAGCTTGATCCTGTCTGTTTTGAGAAAGATATACCATTTTCTCGACTGTATGGGGCAAATATTCTCTTAAGTACAGGCTCTCTTGTGGTCCAGCTTCGGAATTACACATTTCCTCTTTTCTCTGGAAGTTCTGGTAAATGTGAAGGTCGTCTTGTTTTGGCTCAGCAG GCAACTAGCTTTCAACCTCAAATATATCAAGATGTCTATGTTGGGAGATGGAGGAAGGTTCGCATGCTTCGATCAGCTACTGGTACTACTCCACCAATGAAAACATACTCAGATTTGCCTTTACATTTCCAGAAAGGTGAAGTGTCATTTGGGGTGGGTTATGAACCAGCTTTTGCAGACGTTAGTTATGCTTTCACCGTAGCACTTCGGAGGGCTAATCTAAGTGTTAGGCATCCTGGTCCACTTATTCTTCCACCAAAAAAGGAGCGGAGTTTGCCGTGGTGGGATGACATGAGAAATTACATACATGGAAAAATTTCCTTGCTCTTTTCTGAATCAAGATGGAATATTTTGGCAAGTACAGATCCTTACGAAAAAGTTGACAAACTTCAAATTGTGACCAGCTTTATGGAAATTCACCAGTCCGACGGTCGTGTTTTTGTTTCTGCTGAAGATTTTAAGATTTTATTGAGTAGTTTGGAGACTTTGGCAAACAGACGAGGTTTCAGAATTCCAACAGGTGTCTCTGGTGCTTTTCTGGAAGCCCCGGTCTTTACTCTTGAGGTTACGATGGACTGGGATTGTGAATCTGGAAATCCCATGGATCATTATTTATTTGCACTTCCAGTTGAGGGAAAACCTCGTGACAGAGTATTTGATCCCTTCAGATCCACTTCTCTCTCCCTTCGATGGAACTTCTCTCTTAGACCCTTTCCTCCTTCATCAGAAAAGCATCCCACATCTTCCATTACTAGTGATAATATTGAAGAAAGTGCCAGTGTATTTGAGCCCCCTCATGTATCTCAGAATGTTTCATCAGTGTCCCCGACCTTTAACTTTGGAGCTCATGATCTAGCATGGATCTTAAGATTCTGGAGCTTGAACTACAATCCTCCACATAAACTGCGCAGCTTCTCTCGTTGGCCTCGTTTTGGAGTTCCAAGAGTTGCCAGGTCAGGCAATCTTTCACTTGATAAGGTGATGACTGAATTTATGCTCCGTTTAGATTCCACACCGGCCTGCATAAAAAACATGCCTTTACATGATGATGATCCAGCCAAAGGACTGACTTTCGTAATGACTAAACTGAAGTATGAACTGTGTTATAGTAGGGGGAAGCAAAAGTATACTTTTGAAAGCAAGCGTGACATTCTTGATCTTGTTTACCAAGGTCTTGACCTTcatatgctcaaggctttcctAAATAAAGAAGCATCTCCTAGTGTTGCCAAAGTAGTTAACATGGTACTGAAAAGCTCACAATCTGTTTCTCTGGACAAAATCCCCAGTGAAAAAGTTTACATAACAGACAAAAATCGTGATGATGGGTTTCTGTTGTCCTCTGACTACTTCACTATCAGAAGACAATCCCCAAAGGCTGATCCGGCAAGGTTACTAGCATGGCAAGAAGCAGGAAGAAGAAATGCTGAGTTGACATATGTACGCTCTGAGTTTGAAAATGGGAGTGAAACTGATGAACATATGCGGTCTGACCCAAGCGATGATGATGGTTACAATGTGGTAATAGCTGACAATTGTCAGCGCGTATTTGTCTATGGTCTTAAGCTTTTGTGGACTATTGAAAACAGAGATGCTGTTTGGGCCTGGGTTGGTGGTTTATCCAAAGCCTTTGAACCTCCCAAGCCCTCTCCATCACGACAGTATGCGCAGAGGAAATTACATGAGGAAAACAAAAGGCATGACGGAGATGATTTTCGACAAGATGATGTTTCCAAGTGCCCTCCCACTGGTAAAATTACCAATTCTCCCTCTTTTCAGGACGCAAGTACTTCTGGATTACTTTCTTCTCCACCTAATTCAGTTAAGGTGGACAACTTGTCGTCTG CTAAAAGCGAGAACACAAATGATTCAGATGGGACCCGACACTTCATGGTGAATGTTATTGAGCCACAGTTTAATCTTCACTCCGAGGATGCAAAT GGTAGGTTTCTGCTTGCTGCTGTAAGCGGCCGTGTTTTAGCTCGATCGTTTCATTCAGTCCTTCAAGTTGGTTATGAGATGATTGAGCAAGCACTTGGTACTACAGACGTACATATAAGTGAATACCAACCTGAAATGACATGGAAAAGAATGGAGTTCTCTGTTATGTTGGAGCATGTACAAGCTCATGTTGCACCAACAGATGTTGATCCAGGAGCTGGACTACAGTGGCTTCCGAAAATTCTCAGAAGCTCGCCAAAAGTAATGCGTACAGGCGCTCTTCTCGAGAGAGTTTTTATGCCTTGTAATATGTACTTTAGGTACACAAGGCACAAAGGGGGCACGCCAGAATTGAAG GTGAAGCCCTTGAAGGAGCTCATATTCAATTCTCATAATATAACGGCAACAATGACATCTCGCCAGTTTCAGGTCATGCTTGATGTGTTGACAAATCTTCTCTTTGCACGCCTTCCAAA GCCTCGAAAAAGTAGCCTGTCATTTCCTGccgaagatgatgaagatgttgaGGAGGAAGCAGATGAGGTGGTTCCTGATGGTGTTGAAGAAGTGGAACTTGCAAAAATCAACCTTGAGAAACAAGAGAGAGAACAGAAGTTGCTTCTTGATGATATTCGAGAATTGTCTCTTTGGTGTGATCCTTCTACAGATCTACATCCAGAAAAGGAAAGTGACTTGTGGATGATAAATGGCGGAAGATCTATGCTG ATCCAAGGACTTAAGAGAGAACTTCTAAGTGCACAAAAATCTAGGAAAGCTGCATCTGTATCACTACGGACGGCTCTTCAAAAAGCTGCACAGCTACGTCTAACAGAGAAGGAGAAAAACAAGAGTCCTTCCTATGCTATGCGTATATCATTGCAAATTAACAAAGTTGTTTGGAGCATGCTTGTTGATGGTAAATCTTTTGCTGAAGCCGAGATTAATGATATG ATATATGACTTTGACCGGGATTACAAGGATGTTGGTGTTGCTCAATTTACTACAAAATATTTTGTTGTCAGAAACTGCCTGCCTAATGCCAAGTCTGATATGCTTTTGTCGGCATGGGATCCTCCATCCGAATGGGGAAA GATCAACACACGGGGAAGATGA